Proteins from a genomic interval of Equus quagga isolate Etosha38 chromosome 11, UCLA_HA_Equagga_1.0, whole genome shotgun sequence:
- the ARRB2 gene encoding beta-arrestin-2 — protein sequence MGEKPGTRVFKKSSPNCKLTVYLGKRDFVDHLDKVDPVDGVVLVDPDYLKDRKVFVTLTCAFRYGREDLDVLGLSFRKDLFIATYQAFPPMPNPPRPPTRLQDRLLRKLGQHAHPFFFTIPQNLPCSVTLQPGPEDTGKACGVDFEIRAFCAKSIEEKSHKRNSVRLVIRKVQFAPEKPGPQPSAETTRHFLMSDRSLHLEASLDKELYYHGEPLNVNVHVTNNSTKTVKKIKVSVRQYADICLFSTAQYKCPVAQIEQDDQVSPSSTFCKVYTITPLLSNNREKRGLALDGKLKHEDTNLASSTIVKEGANKEVLGILVSYRVKVKLVVSRGGDVSVELPFVLMHPKPHDHITLPRPQSAAPETDAPVDTNLIEFDTNYATDDDIVFEDFARLRLKGMKDEDYDDQFC from the exons ATGGGGGAGAAACCCGGGACCAG GGTCTTCAAGAAGTCGAGCCCTAACTGCAAG CTTACCGTATACTTGGGCAAGCGGGACTTTGTAGATCACCTGGACAAAGTGGATCCTGTAG ATGGTGTGGTGCTTGTGGACCCCGACTACTTGAAGGATCGCAAAG TGTTTGTGACCCTCACCTGCGCCTTCCGCTATGGCCGCGAGGACCTGGATGTGCTGGGCTTGTCCTTCCGCAAAGACCTGTTCATCGCCACCTACCAGGCCTTCCCCCCAATGCCCAACCCGCCCCGGCCCCCCACCCGCCTGCAGGACCGGCTGCTGAGGAAGCTGGGCCAGCATGCCCACCCCTTTTTTTTCACA ATACCCCAGAATCTGCCCTGCTCCGTCACACTGCAGCCGGGCCCAGAGGACACAGGGAAG gCTTGTGGGGTAGACTTTGAGATTCGAGCCTTCTGTGCCAAATCAATAGaagagaaaagccacaaaag GAACTCTGTGCGTCTGGTGATCCGAAAGGTGCAGTTTGCCCCAGAGAAACCTGGCCCCCAGCCTTCAGCTGAAACCACACGCCACTTCCTCATGTCTGACCGGTCCCTGCACCTTGAGGCTTCCCTGGACAAGGAG CTGTACTACCACGGGGAGCCCCTCAATGTCAATGTCCATGTCACCAACAACTCCACCAAGACTGTCAAGAAGATCAAAGTTTCTG TGAGACAGTATGCTGACATCTGCCTCTTCAGCACTGCCCAGTACAAGTGTCCTGTGGCTCAGATCGAACAAGA TGACCAGGTATCTCCCAGCTCCACGTTCTGTAAGGTGTACACCATAACTCCGCTGCTCAGCAACAATCGGGAGAAGCGTGGTCTTGCCCTGGATGGGAAGCTCAAGCACGAGGACACTAACCTGGCCTCCAGCACCAT TGTGAAGGAGGGTGCCAACAAGGAGGTGCTGGGAATCCTGGTGTCCTACAGGGTCAAGGTGAAGCTGGTGGTGTCTCGCGGCGG GGATGTCTCTGTGGAGCTACCTTTTGTTCTTATGCACCCCAAGCCCCATGACCACATCACCCTTCCCAGACCCCAGTCAG CTGCTCCTGAAACAGATGCCCCTGTGGACACCAACCTCATTGAATTTGATACCAA CTATGCCACAGATGACGACATTGTGTTTGAGGACTTTGCCCGGCTTCGGCTGAAGGGGATGAAGGATGAGGACTACGACGACCAGTTCTGCTAG